A single Cannabis sativa cultivar Pink pepper isolate KNU-18-1 chromosome 7, ASM2916894v1, whole genome shotgun sequence DNA region contains:
- the LOC115697883 gene encoding dol-P-Man:Man(6)GlcNAc(2)-PP-Dol alpha-1,2-mannosyltransferase, with protein sequence MALSTRQRRPLLSDPSSSSSSPSSSSYSKDHKPGKSELKEEVDKGLSWALPLFALGMLRYMSATSNIIHDCDEVFNYWEPLHYLLYKFGFQTWEYSSQFALRSYLYILFHELVGRPATWLFSEDKVRVFYAVRIYLGILSVITDTVLVVALSRKYGKRLASYTLAMLCLTSGCFFASTSFLPSSFSMYAISLSSGLFLLDKPAMSVAVAAIGVILGWPFSILAFLPVTIFSLTRKFKQVFVAGAITSVALLALSQLVDHVYYGKWTSSVLNLMLYNVVGGGESHLYGTEGSLYYLRNAFNNFNFCFVLALLFVVILPIVKEKYTPDLLIVVSPLYIWLAFMSLQPHKEERFLYPIYPLICVAASAVIESFPDFFRDKYDPHRNSLLVMIAKLLRPVVLGLILCASHARTFSLINGYSAPLEIYKLLEHHEDVGTGAVLCVGSEWHRFPSSFFVPKYIGEVRWIDDGFRGLLPFPYNSTLGGTAAAPPYFNNKNKASDDQYLKNLEACTLLVELHLKRPYPYRGSDMSTWEVIGALPYLDRELSPPLYRSFFIPYLWQNNNIFGLYKLLKRVLKSE encoded by the exons ATGGCTCTCTCCACAAGGCAAAGAAGACCTTTACTCTCCGAtccatcttcatcatcatcttctccATCATCTTCTTCGTATTCAAAGGATCATAAGCCTGGAAAATCGGAgctgaaagaagaagtcgaTAAAGGTTTGAGCTGGGCTTTGCCGTTGTTTGCTTTAGGAATGTTAAGGTACATGAGCGCCACATCGAACATCATACACGATTGTGATGAGGTCTTTAACTATTGGGAGCCTCTTCATTACCTTCTCTACAAATTTGGGTTTCAAACTTGGGAATACAG CTCTCAGTTTGCGCTTCGGTCATATTTGTATATTCTCTTCCATGAGTTGGTTGGTCGACCTGCTACTTGGCTGTTTAGTGAGGACAAA GTAAGGGTATTCTATGCTGTCAGAATCTATCTCGGTATCCTCTCTGTTATCACAGACACCGTTCTAGTGGTAGCTCTATCAAGAAAGTACGGAAAGCGCCTTGCTTCTTACACACTTGCTATGCTGTGCTTAACCAGTGGTTGTTTCTTCGCTAGCACTA GTTTCTTGCCTAGTTCATTTTCGATGTATGCCATCTCCTTATCGTCGGGTTTGTTTCTTCTCGATAAACCGGCTATGTCAGTAGCAGTTGCAGCCATCGGTGTAATCCTAGGCTGGCCTTTCTCAATTTTAGCTTTTCTACCAGTGACTATCTTCTCTTTAACCCGAAAATTCAAACAAGTGTTTGTTGCTGGAGCTATCACCTCTGTTGCACTTCTC GCATTATCACAACTTGTGGATCACGTCTACTACGGGAAATGGACATCATCCGTCTTAAATTTGATGCTTTACAATGTTGTCGGAGGTGGTGAAAGCCATTTGTATGGAACCGAAGGGTCGCTTTATTATCTTAGGAATGCATTTAACAACTTTAACTTCTGCTTTGTTCTTGCATTGCTGTTTGTGGTAATATTGCCCATTGTAAAGGAGAAGTACACCCCTGACTTGCTAATTGTGGTCTCTCCACTATATATCTGGTTGGCATTTATGTCCTTGCAGCCACACAAAGAAGAAAG GTTCCTTTATCCTATATATCCACTTATCTGTGTTGCTGCTTCGGCTGTCATTGAGAGCTTTCCTGATTTTTTCCGAGACAAATACGATCCCCATAGAAATTCTCTACTTGTTATG ATAGCCAAACTTCTCAGACCGGTAGTACTCGGCCTCATTTTATGTGCTTCACACGCTCGCACATTTTCTTTAATCAATGGCTATTCTGCTCCCCTAGAGATTTACAAGCTTTTGGAGCACCATGAAGATGTTGGAACAG GTGCTGTACTCTGTGTTGGAAGTGAATGGCATCGGTTCCCATCATCATTTTTCGTTCCCAAATATATAGGAGAAGTTAGATGGATTGATGACGGTTTTCGAGGATTACTTCCATTCCCATACAATTCCACCCTTGGTGGAACTGCTGCAGCACCGCCATATTTCAATAACAAGAACAAAGCATCCGACGACCAATAT CTCAAAAATCTTGAAGCTTGTACTTTACTCGTCGAGCTACATCTCAAGCGACCTTACCCTTATCGTGGAAGTGACATGTCAACATGGGAG GTCATTGGCGCATTACCTTACTTAGATAGAGAGCTTTCACCGCCTCTATACCGATCTTTTTTCATCCCTTACCTTTGGCAAAACAATAACATTTTCGGATTGTACAAACTGCTTAAAAGAGTACTGAAATCAGAGTGA